From the Tribolium castaneum strain GA2 chromosome 2, icTriCast1.1, whole genome shotgun sequence genome, one window contains:
- the LOC658148 gene encoding large ribosomal subunit protein eL37, whose amino-acid sequence MTKGTSSFGKRRNKTHTLCRRCGRSSYHIQKSKCAQCGYPSAKLRSYNWSIKAKRRKTTGTGRLRHLKIVRRRFRNGFREGGKPAPKKTT is encoded by the exons ATG ACAAAGGGTACCTCCAGTTTTGGTAAACGTCGTAATAAGACACATACGTTGTGTCGCAGATGTGGTAGGTCCTCGTACCACATCCAGAAGTCCAAGTGCGCCCAGTGTGGGTACCCTTCGGCCAAGCTGCGATCAT acaattggTCCATTAAGGCTAAGAGGAGGAAGACCACTGGAACCGGAAGGCTCCGCCACTTGAAAATCGTGCGCAGACGTTTCCGCAATGGGTTCCGTGAGGGTGGCAAACCAGCCCCCAAGAAGACCACGTAG